Proteins encoded by one window of Deinococcus radiodurans R1 = ATCC 13939 = DSM 20539:
- a CDS encoding M23 family metallopeptidase yields MRRAALPSWPAGLLLTAALLGVVGGPLEWQARAQNAPPNLAGGTDLTSRRLEQLQRQLIEQRRLSVQQKRQLTEVRARLRQLNAQQRAALDRLDALTSEVTDLENELADVLARVTAATRALRETEAQIRVTRSQVEALKVDARAVMKALYRARNTQYMRLLSQSNSISDMLIRLDYANMAGQRNVEVMEQLRGAAAELTTQQLRQRQQSDALRGLQGEQQTKLAELRDRRTRQADALAELQRSAQGQQAVAVRTQAQQALTAQTIDSLVGNVVRERTRLEEERRRRLEEERRRREAEARRIREAQERARKEAERLARIRAEQERKAREAAEAARQKALAEARAAAQAKVAAEAKARAEAKARAEAQARAAAQAQAAAQAKAEAQARAQAEAAARAQAQQQAAAAARAEAQARAARQAQQQAQAAQKVREQAVAREQRDLQTQQQQTAQQEKQLAAELAPLPAISSRDLGFPLPGGKVAAPYGTSGAQWEVLSGASGGRAVAAQTGNVIASAYYAALGWVILLDHGSNVITGYFGLQDTLVEVGQRVERGTPLGTTGGSHIFGPDRMAFQVRNGETPVAPPF; encoded by the coding sequence ATGAGACGCGCCGCTTTGCCGTCCTGGCCCGCCGGGCTGCTGCTCACGGCGGCGCTGCTCGGCGTGGTGGGCGGGCCGCTGGAGTGGCAGGCCCGCGCCCAGAACGCGCCTCCCAACCTCGCGGGCGGCACCGACTTGACGAGTCGGCGTCTGGAACAATTGCAGCGCCAGCTCATCGAGCAGCGCCGCCTGAGCGTGCAGCAAAAGCGCCAGCTCACCGAGGTGCGCGCCCGGCTGCGGCAACTGAACGCCCAGCAGCGCGCCGCTCTCGACCGGCTCGACGCCCTGACCAGCGAGGTCACGGATCTGGAAAACGAACTCGCCGACGTGCTCGCGCGCGTGACGGCGGCCACCCGCGCCCTGCGCGAGACCGAAGCCCAGATTCGCGTGACCCGCTCGCAGGTGGAAGCGCTCAAGGTGGACGCCCGCGCCGTCATGAAGGCGCTCTACCGCGCGCGCAATACCCAGTACATGCGGCTGCTCTCGCAGTCGAACAGCATCTCGGACATGCTCATTCGGCTCGACTACGCAAACATGGCCGGGCAGCGCAACGTGGAGGTCATGGAGCAGTTGCGCGGGGCCGCCGCCGAATTGACCACCCAGCAACTGCGCCAGCGTCAGCAGAGCGACGCTTTGCGGGGCCTGCAAGGCGAGCAGCAGACCAAACTGGCCGAGCTGCGCGACCGCCGCACCCGTCAGGCCGACGCCCTCGCCGAGTTGCAGCGCTCGGCGCAGGGTCAGCAGGCGGTGGCGGTGCGCACCCAGGCGCAGCAGGCGCTGACTGCTCAGACCATTGATTCGCTGGTGGGCAACGTGGTCCGCGAACGCACCCGGCTGGAGGAGGAGCGCCGCCGCCGCCTGGAAGAAGAACGCCGCCGCCGTGAGGCTGAGGCTCGCCGCATCCGCGAGGCCCAGGAACGCGCCCGCAAGGAAGCCGAGCGTCTCGCCCGCATCCGCGCCGAGCAGGAACGCAAGGCCCGCGAAGCCGCCGAGGCCGCCCGCCAGAAAGCCCTGGCCGAGGCCCGCGCCGCGGCTCAGGCCAAAGTCGCCGCCGAAGCCAAAGCTCGCGCGGAGGCCAAAGCCCGGGCCGAGGCTCAGGCACGCGCCGCCGCTCAAGCACAGGCGGCAGCCCAGGCCAAAGCAGAAGCGCAGGCCCGTGCCCAGGCCGAGGCGGCTGCCCGCGCTCAGGCCCAGCAGCAAGCGGCGGCAGCGGCCCGCGCCGAAGCCCAGGCCCGCGCCGCCCGGCAGGCGCAGCAGCAGGCCCAGGCCGCCCAGAAAGTGCGCGAGCAGGCGGTGGCCCGCGAGCAGCGCGACTTGCAGACGCAGCAGCAGCAGACCGCGCAGCAGGAAAAACAACTCGCCGCCGAACTCGCCCCGCTGCCCGCCATCAGCAGCCGCGACCTGGGGTTTCCGCTGCCCGGTGGCAAGGTGGCAGCGCCCTACGGCACCTCGGGGGCGCAGTGGGAAGTCCTCAGCGGCGCCTCGGGGGGCCGGGCGGTGGCCGCGCAGACCGGCAACGTCATCGCCTCGGCGTACTATGCGGCGCTCGGCTGGGTCATCTTGCTCGACCACGGCAGCAACGTCATCACCGGCTATTTCGGCTTGCAAGACACCTTGGTCGAGGTCGGCCAACGGGTCGAGCGCGGGACGCCGCTGGGCACCACGGGCGGCAGCCACATCTTCGGCCCAGACCGTATGGCCTTTCAGGTTCGTAACGGGGAAACACCGGTGGCGCCGCCGTTCTAA
- a CDS encoding superoxide dismutase family protein: MFRTLTVVPLLALGLSLSACADLGQPTVRADLLDQTGKVTGTATFSPSPIGTRVSIEVSGLKAGPHGLHIHENPNCNPGPDAQGQTIPFGAAGGHFDPGASHNHDGPHARNDQGHGGDLPMITVGEDGKGRLNFDTNRLKMTGPTGVLGRSIVIHADADDYQTNPAGNSGGRERCGVFQAIN, encoded by the coding sequence ATGTTCCGAACCCTTACCGTTGTGCCGCTGCTGGCCCTGGGCCTGTCGCTTTCCGCCTGTGCCGACCTCGGTCAGCCCACCGTGCGCGCCGATTTGCTCGACCAGACCGGCAAAGTGACCGGCACCGCCACCTTTAGCCCCAGTCCCATCGGCACCCGCGTGAGCATCGAGGTCAGCGGCCTGAAAGCGGGGCCGCACGGCCTGCACATCCACGAGAACCCGAACTGCAACCCCGGCCCTGACGCGCAGGGTCAGACCATCCCCTTCGGCGCGGCGGGCGGCCACTTCGACCCCGGCGCCAGCCACAACCACGACGGCCCCCACGCCCGCAACGACCAGGGGCACGGCGGCGACCTGCCGATGATTACGGTGGGCGAGGACGGCAAGGGCCGGCTCAACTTCGACACCAACCGCCTCAAGATGACCGGCCCCACGGGCGTCCTGGGCCGCAGCATCGTGATTCACGCTGATGCCGACGACTATCAGACCAACCCCGCCGGCAACAGCGGCGGACGCGAACGCTGCGGCGTCTTCCAGGCCATAAACTGA
- a CDS encoding acyl-CoA dehydrogenase family protein, whose translation MTSTLSRPAQNPNLTPQNDDQRTVLSSLKAFLKNKVEPGAAERDQTGEFPFEIVKELGAMGIMGAQTPEEYGGAGLDSATFAMIIEEIAAVDGSLCLTVASHNSLCQGHILIGGSEEQKRKFLPDLASAQKLGAWGLTEPGSGSDSGGMFSNAKEQPDGSWILNGSKNFITQGSVAGTYVVLARTDPAREGKGKNDGISAFVFNRDEVQGFSIGRKEDKLGLRSSDTAQLIFEDIHLPADALLGERGNAFKDVMRVLDGGRVGIAAMGLGLGRGAYEYAARYALGRHQFGKPIAYNQNIAFRLADIDTKLEAARLLIRKAADLKDAGQNFTVPVARAKLYATVVGVEACDEAIQMLGGYGYIKEYPVERMWRDNRLTRIGEGTDEVQRLVISRDVLKRFAQD comes from the coding sequence ATGACCAGCACCCTTTCCCGCCCGGCCCAGAACCCCAACCTCACCCCGCAGAACGACGACCAGCGCACCGTCCTGAGCAGCCTCAAGGCCTTCCTGAAAAACAAGGTCGAGCCCGGCGCCGCCGAGCGTGACCAGACCGGCGAGTTTCCCTTCGAGATCGTCAAGGAACTCGGCGCGATGGGCATCATGGGTGCCCAGACACCCGAGGAGTACGGCGGCGCGGGGCTCGACAGCGCCACCTTCGCCATGATCATCGAAGAAATTGCTGCGGTGGACGGCTCGCTGTGCCTGACCGTCGCCTCGCACAACTCGCTGTGCCAGGGCCACATCCTGATCGGCGGCAGCGAGGAGCAGAAGCGCAAGTTCCTGCCCGACCTCGCCAGCGCGCAGAAACTCGGCGCCTGGGGCCTGACCGAACCCGGCAGCGGCTCAGACAGCGGCGGCATGTTCTCCAACGCCAAGGAGCAACCCGACGGTTCGTGGATTCTGAACGGCTCCAAGAACTTCATCACCCAGGGCAGCGTGGCGGGCACCTACGTGGTGCTGGCGCGCACCGACCCCGCCCGCGAAGGCAAGGGCAAAAACGACGGCATCAGCGCCTTCGTGTTCAACCGCGACGAGGTGCAGGGCTTTTCGATTGGCCGCAAGGAAGACAAGCTGGGCCTGCGCTCGTCCGATACCGCGCAGCTCATCTTCGAGGACATTCACCTGCCCGCCGATGCCCTGCTGGGTGAGCGTGGCAACGCCTTCAAGGACGTGATGCGGGTGCTCGACGGCGGACGTGTGGGCATCGCCGCGATGGGCCTGGGCCTCGGGCGCGGCGCCTATGAGTACGCCGCCCGCTACGCGCTGGGGCGGCATCAGTTCGGTAAGCCGATTGCGTACAATCAGAACATTGCCTTCCGCCTCGCCGACATCGACACCAAGCTGGAAGCCGCCCGCCTGCTGATCCGCAAGGCCGCCGACCTCAAGGACGCGGGCCAGAACTTCACCGTGCCGGTCGCCCGCGCCAAGCTGTACGCCACCGTGGTCGGCGTGGAAGCCTGCGACGAGGCGATTCAGATGCTCGGCGGCTACGGTTACATCAAGGAATACCCCGTCGAGCGGATGTGGCGTGACAACCGCCTGACCCGCATCGGCGAAGGGACGGACGAGGTGCAGCGTCTGGTCATCAGCCGCGACGTGCTGAAGCGCTTCGCGCAGGACTGA
- a CDS encoding CAP domain-containing protein, with product MPKSKARFALTPALLLSLVACGQQKLPDFSAHPGGQAVGGATTETTQPASTAPSQVAAQTVPGTSFAQRVFDLTNAARTQARTCGTTAYAAAPALTYNSLLERAAQDHAADMASKNYFSHTSLDGRKFSQRITNAGYGWRTAGENIAAGYDTPEALVQGWLQSPGHCANIMNPAFKEIGVGYSYGAASSYGHYWVQDFGAGW from the coding sequence ATGCCCAAAAGCAAAGCGAGGTTTGCCCTCACCCCCGCCCTGCTGCTGAGTCTGGTGGCCTGCGGTCAACAGAAGCTGCCGGATTTCTCTGCCCACCCAGGCGGCCAGGCCGTCGGAGGCGCCACGACTGAAACGACTCAGCCTGCGAGCACGGCTCCGAGTCAGGTGGCGGCCCAGACGGTGCCCGGCACCTCGTTCGCCCAGCGCGTGTTCGACCTGACCAACGCGGCGCGCACCCAGGCGCGGACCTGCGGGACCACCGCCTACGCCGCCGCGCCCGCGCTGACTTACAACAGCCTGCTGGAACGGGCCGCGCAGGACCACGCCGCCGACATGGCGAGCAAAAACTACTTCAGCCACACCAGCCTCGACGGGCGCAAGTTCTCGCAGCGCATCACCAACGCCGGGTACGGCTGGCGCACCGCCGGGGAAAACATCGCCGCCGGGTACGACACCCCCGAAGCCCTGGTGCAGGGCTGGCTGCAAAGCCCCGGCCACTGCGCCAACATCATGAACCCGGCTTTCAAGGAAATCGGCGTGGGCTACAGCTACGGCGCCGCAAGCAGCTACGGGCACTACTGGGTGCAGGACTTCGGCGCGGGCTGGTAA